One genomic window of Gallaecimonas sp. GXIMD4217 includes the following:
- a CDS encoding Trm112 family protein, which yields MAFDKRMLDILACPLCKGKLTLDEEKLELHCHFDKLAYPIRNDIPVLLEGEARRLELDEVLK from the coding sequence ATGGCCTTTGACAAACGTATGCTGGACATCCTGGCCTGTCCCCTGTGCAAGGGGAAGCTGACCCTGGACGAAGAAAAGCTGGAGCTGCACTGCCACTTCGACAAGCTGGCCTATCCCATCCGCAACGATATTCCGGTGTTGCTGGAAGGGGAGGCACGCAGGCTGGAGCTGGACGAGGTGCTCAAGTGA
- a CDS encoding efflux RND transporter permease subunit, producing MTEQANLASRMAAVALRRPVTILMLSLSLLVMGLVSSRVLPLEMWPGIEIPQIDINVPYANATPAEVEDAITRPIEEALATLSGIKEMRSRSASDGAHITLQFDWSSNINAKSIEAREKLDSIRHLLPDDVERVFVYQFSTADMPVLTLRLSSQGDLSHAYDVLERELKRPLERIAGVSRVTLYGVEKPEVQVALDPARLRAMGLAPRQVVEMLTKANFQVAGGYIQNEQRRYLIQPQGNWADMAAIENTYLSPSIQLKDVATVILAKPELREGRHFDRTYAVGLDVFKESSANLVAVAEAVMAVVHEAESNPALDGIRLFVMEDQAQSVKDSLSGLTQAGLVGAALSALVLLLFLRNLSMTAVVVLSVPFSLCLTLAAMYFLDISLNILSLMGLMLAVGMLVDNAVVVVESIATERSRGLSGSQAVVKGVGRVALAMAAGTLTTAIVFLPNFFGAKIDVTVFLKHVSVAICLSLAASLLLAITLIPLLARRLAPAQAKIRDHVHYKGLLAWVLDRPKRMLAFFVVLAASTALPLSQLPSDDQFDGDGDRLFINMEAPGEFPVAMMEAEVDRMEEFLYANKDELGIRAVYSYYEPRYATSTLLLDPDTPLSRDELRKRLREGWPKMALVKTQLGWKNGGDSEVQITLQGPSTNRLLGLAEDLVPQLARIQGLVEVRADADQLAREIRIKPDPVRTNRLGLSARDIAEQVSLALRGSPARTLRDDNGETRVQLYVEKDARYDKAMLARLPVAQVDGRLIRLEQVAELVEAPQVGSIMRFDRQTTLYIAANLEELTLSQAREAIEQMMSNISLPAGYTWSLDGRFRRQNEGQQAMMVNMVLALALIYLVMAALFESVLMPVAILTAILFSMTGAFWAFWFTGTPMGIMGMIGLLILMGIVVNNGIVLVDRINQLRGSDELKRVIVTAAAERLRPILMTVATTVLGLVPLALGDTRVGGGGPNYAPMAIAIIGGLILSTLVSLVLVPLCYLMLDGLRARWNRVKTAALTRAGWQPG from the coding sequence ATGACTGAGCAAGCCAATCTGGCCTCACGGATGGCCGCCGTCGCCCTGAGGCGGCCGGTGACCATACTGATGCTGTCGCTGTCGCTGCTGGTGATGGGCCTGGTCTCAAGCCGGGTGCTGCCCCTGGAGATGTGGCCCGGCATTGAGATCCCGCAGATCGACATCAATGTGCCCTATGCCAACGCCACCCCGGCCGAGGTGGAGGACGCCATCACCAGGCCCATAGAAGAGGCCCTGGCCACCCTGTCCGGCATCAAGGAGATGCGCTCCCGCTCCGCCTCGGATGGCGCCCATATCACCCTGCAGTTCGACTGGAGCAGCAACATCAACGCCAAGAGCATCGAGGCCAGGGAGAAGCTGGACAGCATCCGCCACCTGTTGCCGGACGACGTGGAGCGGGTGTTCGTGTACCAGTTCTCCACCGCCGACATGCCGGTACTGACCCTGCGCCTGTCCAGCCAGGGCGATCTCTCCCACGCCTACGACGTGCTGGAACGGGAGCTGAAAAGGCCCCTGGAGCGCATCGCCGGCGTATCACGGGTCACCCTGTACGGGGTCGAGAAGCCGGAGGTCCAGGTGGCCCTGGATCCGGCCCGGCTCAGGGCCATGGGGCTGGCGCCCCGCCAGGTGGTGGAGATGCTCACCAAGGCCAATTTCCAGGTGGCCGGCGGCTACATCCAGAACGAGCAGCGCCGCTACCTGATCCAGCCCCAGGGCAACTGGGCCGACATGGCCGCCATCGAGAACACCTACCTCAGCCCCAGCATCCAGCTTAAGGACGTGGCCACCGTCATCCTGGCCAAGCCTGAGCTGCGCGAAGGCCGCCATTTCGACCGCACCTACGCCGTGGGCCTGGACGTGTTCAAGGAATCCAGCGCCAACCTGGTGGCGGTGGCCGAGGCCGTCATGGCCGTGGTCCATGAGGCCGAGAGCAACCCGGCCCTGGACGGCATTCGCCTGTTCGTCATGGAGGATCAGGCCCAGTCGGTCAAGGATTCCCTGTCCGGCCTGACCCAGGCCGGCCTGGTGGGGGCGGCCCTGTCGGCCCTGGTGCTGCTGCTGTTCCTGCGCAACCTCAGCATGACCGCCGTGGTGGTGCTGTCGGTGCCCTTCTCGCTGTGCCTGACCCTGGCCGCCATGTACTTCCTGGACATCAGCCTCAACATACTGTCGCTGATGGGCCTGATGCTGGCCGTGGGCATGCTGGTGGATAACGCCGTGGTGGTGGTGGAAAGCATCGCCACCGAACGCAGCCGCGGTCTATCCGGCAGCCAGGCGGTGGTGAAGGGCGTGGGCCGGGTGGCCCTGGCCATGGCCGCCGGCACCCTCACCACCGCCATCGTCTTCCTGCCCAACTTCTTCGGCGCCAAGATAGACGTCACCGTCTTCCTCAAGCACGTGTCTGTGGCCATCTGCCTGTCCCTGGCCGCCTCCCTGCTGCTGGCCATCACCCTGATCCCGCTGCTGGCCAGGCGCCTGGCGCCGGCCCAGGCCAAGATCAGGGACCATGTCCACTACAAGGGGCTGCTGGCCTGGGTGCTGGACAGGCCCAAGCGGATGCTGGCCTTTTTCGTGGTCCTGGCCGCCTCCACCGCCCTGCCGCTGAGCCAGCTGCCGTCCGACGACCAGTTCGACGGCGACGGCGACCGCCTGTTCATCAACATGGAAGCGCCCGGCGAATTCCCGGTGGCCATGATGGAGGCCGAGGTGGACCGCATGGAGGAGTTCCTCTATGCCAACAAGGACGAGCTGGGGATCCGCGCCGTGTACTCCTATTACGAGCCCCGCTACGCCACCAGCACCCTGCTGCTGGATCCCGACACCCCCCTGAGCCGCGACGAGCTGCGCAAGCGGCTCAGAGAAGGCTGGCCCAAGATGGCGCTGGTCAAGACCCAGTTGGGCTGGAAAAACGGCGGCGACTCCGAGGTGCAGATCACCCTGCAGGGCCCCAGCACCAACAGGCTGCTGGGCCTGGCCGAGGATCTGGTGCCCCAGCTGGCCCGGATCCAGGGCCTGGTGGAGGTGCGCGCCGACGCCGACCAACTGGCCAGGGAGATCCGCATCAAGCCGGATCCGGTCAGGACCAACCGCCTTGGCCTCAGTGCCCGGGACATCGCCGAACAGGTCAGCCTGGCCCTCAGGGGCAGCCCGGCCCGGACCCTGCGCGACGACAACGGCGAAACCCGGGTCCAGCTCTATGTGGAAAAGGACGCCCGCTACGACAAGGCCATGCTGGCCAGGTTGCCGGTGGCCCAGGTGGACGGTCGCCTCATTCGCCTGGAGCAGGTCGCCGAGCTGGTTGAAGCGCCCCAGGTGGGCTCCATCATGCGCTTCGACCGCCAGACCACCCTCTATATCGCCGCCAACCTGGAGGAGCTGACCCTGTCCCAGGCCAGGGAAGCCATAGAGCAGATGATGAGCAACATCAGCCTGCCGGCCGGCTATACCTGGAGCCTGGACGGGCGCTTTCGCCGCCAGAACGAAGGCCAGCAGGCCATGATGGTGAACATGGTGCTGGCCCTGGCCCTCATCTACCTGGTGATGGCGGCCCTGTTCGAGTCGGTGCTGATGCCGGTGGCCATACTCACCGCCATCCTGTTCTCCATGACGGGTGCCTTCTGGGCCTTCTGGTTCACGGGGACCCCCATGGGCATCATGGGCATGATCGGCCTGCTGATCCTGATGGGCATAGTGGTCAACAACGGCATCGTGCTGGTGGACCGCATCAACCAGCTCAGGGGCAGCGACGAGCTGAAAAGGGTGATCGTCACCGCCGCCGCCGAACGGCTGCGGCCCATCCTGATGACGGTGGCCACCACCGTGCTGGGCCTGGTGCCGCTGGCCCTGGGCGACACCAGGGTCGGTGGCGGTGGTCCCAACTATGCCCCCATGGCCATCGCCATCATCGGCGGCCTGATCCTGTCCACCCTGGTCAGCCTGGTGCTGGTACCCCTTTGCTACCTGATGCTGGATGGGCTTAGGGCCAGGTGGAACCGGGTCAAGACGGCCGCCCTCACCAGGGCGGGCTGGCAGCCTGGCTGA
- the kdsB gene encoding 3-deoxy-manno-octulosonate cytidylyltransferase — protein MSFRVIIPARYASTRLPGKPLLKVGGRTMIEQVVLKARQSGAADIWVATDDERIADEVRGFGAQVMMTSPEHQSGTERLAEVVDKLALADDEIIVNVQGDEPLIPPENIRQVAELLAAAPKVPVATLATPIEDAEEAVNPNAVKVVCDKAGQALYFSRASIPAQRDRLLAGAAPELKGALLRRHLGIYGYRAGFLRRYVTLAESPLEHLEALEQLRILWHGERILVADAAVEPPAGIDTPADLERVNALLAGAR, from the coding sequence GTGAGCTTCAGGGTCATCATTCCCGCCCGCTATGCCTCCACCCGCCTGCCGGGCAAGCCGCTGCTGAAGGTGGGCGGCAGGACCATGATCGAGCAGGTGGTGCTCAAGGCCCGCCAGAGCGGGGCCGCCGACATCTGGGTGGCCACCGACGACGAGCGCATCGCCGACGAGGTCCGGGGCTTCGGGGCCCAGGTAATGATGACCTCGCCGGAGCACCAGTCCGGCACCGAGCGCCTGGCGGAGGTGGTGGACAAGCTGGCCCTGGCCGACGACGAGATCATCGTCAATGTCCAGGGCGACGAGCCGCTGATCCCGCCCGAGAACATCCGCCAGGTGGCCGAGCTGCTGGCCGCGGCGCCAAAGGTGCCCGTGGCCACCCTGGCCACCCCCATCGAGGATGCCGAGGAGGCGGTCAACCCCAATGCCGTCAAGGTGGTCTGCGACAAGGCCGGCCAGGCGCTCTATTTCAGCCGGGCCAGCATTCCCGCCCAGCGCGACCGGCTGCTGGCCGGCGCCGCTCCAGAGCTCAAGGGGGCGCTGCTGAGGCGCCATCTCGGCATCTACGGTTACCGGGCCGGTTTCCTGCGCCGCTATGTGACACTGGCAGAAAGCCCGCTGGAGCACCTGGAGGCCCTGGAGCAGCTGCGCATCCTCTGGCACGGCGAGCGTATTCTGGTGGCCGACGCCGCCGTGGAGCCGCCGGCGGGCATTGACACCCCGGCCGATCTGGAACGGGTCAACGCCCTCCTTGCTGGAGCACGATAG
- a CDS encoding DNA internalization-related competence protein ComEC/Rec2 codes for MRIWPPLIWLAALALPLAWTSLPSPAVVVLWALCAVIMMIVRHPGAALFLAGLSYGCGLALLNLSSTALLQQDWSGQDLSIKAEVVAENANGLFLLDIFEVQGRPMARPMRARLGWYAKETRPAPGQQLAALVRLKPVTALANPGSQPLARQAARERLQAYGYVKKVLAADGRPGARWRWHNWLAARLAHYDQGGLLLALLSGERGAMTDDQKQLLRETGTAHLLAISGLHVSLVAGFGALLGQGLWWLCWRRGNGQGLALSLGLLLAGLYAWQAGFMPPAQRAWLGLGLVLLLAWRRRTGRPLVLLCYLAALLASWDPLQLLDSRFWLSFSAVAVILLALWRFPGRGWRSLLWIQLALSLLLLPLQWWLFGAYPPLALPANLLAVPLVSLLVLPLTLLGLLVPPLWQLADALLSLLLWCLARLAWLGDSPWLLLLPALALWLAPLPRLSRFKLLAAALLLGLGLLRQGSELWLLDVGQGTALALRQDDRVLLYDAGPGPWSLEGLRGLGWQQRLEALVISHGDRDHAGGLAALDTEPLSLFLAGQPTPGASPCSAGQQHRWQDWRLTSLWPPAGFKGSDNNQSCVLLLEKGVRLLLPGDMEAQVEAARRWPQVDLLLVPHHGSLSSSSGAFIEQARPRVALISAGRHNPFGFPRQAVVSRYLARGIQVLDTARDGAIHCRLAPELRCRGLAPELPWWHPLARYRWPRQGGGARISPQFSDD; via the coding sequence ATGAGGATCTGGCCACCGCTGATCTGGCTGGCGGCACTGGCTCTGCCACTGGCCTGGACGTCACTGCCGTCGCCGGCCGTGGTGGTACTCTGGGCACTGTGCGCCGTCATTATGATGATAGTGCGACATCCCGGGGCGGCCCTGTTTCTGGCCGGCCTCAGCTACGGCTGTGGCCTGGCCCTCCTCAACCTCAGCAGCACTGCGCTTCTACAACAGGATTGGTCCGGGCAAGACCTTAGCATAAAAGCCGAGGTGGTGGCAGAAAATGCCAACGGCCTGTTTCTGCTGGATATCTTCGAGGTTCAGGGGCGGCCGATGGCACGGCCGATGCGGGCCCGGCTGGGTTGGTATGCCAAGGAAACCCGGCCGGCACCGGGCCAGCAATTGGCCGCCCTGGTGCGGCTCAAGCCGGTCACGGCCCTGGCCAATCCCGGCAGCCAGCCCCTGGCCAGGCAGGCGGCCCGGGAGCGCCTGCAGGCCTACGGCTATGTGAAAAAGGTGCTGGCCGCCGACGGCCGACCCGGGGCGAGGTGGCGCTGGCACAACTGGCTGGCCGCGCGGCTGGCGCACTATGACCAGGGCGGCCTGCTGCTGGCGCTGCTGAGCGGCGAGCGCGGCGCCATGACCGACGACCAGAAGCAACTGCTGCGGGAAACCGGCACCGCCCACCTGCTGGCCATCTCCGGGCTGCATGTGTCCCTGGTGGCCGGCTTCGGCGCCTTGCTGGGGCAGGGGCTGTGGTGGCTGTGCTGGCGCCGTGGCAACGGCCAGGGGCTGGCGTTGTCGCTTGGCCTGCTGCTGGCCGGCCTTTACGCCTGGCAGGCCGGGTTCATGCCACCGGCCCAGCGGGCCTGGCTGGGTCTGGGGCTGGTGCTGCTGTTGGCCTGGCGCCGGCGCACCGGGCGGCCGCTGGTCCTGCTCTGCTACCTGGCGGCCCTGCTGGCCAGCTGGGATCCGCTGCAGCTGCTGGACAGCCGCTTCTGGCTGAGCTTCTCGGCGGTGGCGGTGATCCTGCTGGCGTTGTGGCGCTTCCCGGGCCGGGGTTGGCGCAGCCTGCTGTGGATCCAGCTGGCGCTGAGCCTGTTGTTGCTGCCGCTGCAATGGTGGCTGTTCGGGGCCTATCCGCCCTTGGCGCTGCCGGCCAACCTGCTGGCGGTGCCGCTGGTGTCGCTGCTGGTCCTGCCGCTGACCTTGCTCGGGCTCCTGGTGCCGCCCCTGTGGCAGCTGGCCGACGCCCTGCTGTCGCTGCTGCTGTGGTGCCTGGCCAGGCTGGCCTGGCTTGGCGACAGCCCCTGGCTGTTGCTGCTGCCGGCCCTGGCACTCTGGCTGGCGCCCCTGCCGAGGCTGTCCAGGTTCAAGCTGCTGGCGGCGGCGTTGTTGCTGGGTCTTGGCCTGTTGCGCCAGGGCAGCGAACTCTGGCTGCTGGACGTGGGCCAGGGCACGGCCCTGGCCCTTCGCCAGGATGACAGGGTGCTGCTGTACGACGCCGGTCCTGGTCCCTGGTCCCTTGAAGGCCTGCGCGGCCTTGGCTGGCAGCAGCGCCTGGAGGCCCTGGTGATCAGCCACGGCGACCGGGATCATGCCGGCGGCCTGGCCGCCCTGGACACAGAGCCGCTGTCGCTGTTTCTGGCCGGCCAGCCCACGCCGGGGGCGTCCCCCTGCAGCGCCGGCCAGCAACATAGGTGGCAGGACTGGCGGCTGACCAGCCTCTGGCCGCCGGCCGGCTTCAAGGGCTCGGACAACAACCAGTCCTGCGTACTGTTGCTGGAAAAGGGGGTACGGCTGCTGCTGCCCGGTGACATGGAAGCGCAAGTGGAGGCCGCCCGCCGCTGGCCGCAGGTTGATCTGCTGCTGGTTCCCCACCACGGCTCCCTGAGCTCCTCCAGCGGCGCCTTTATCGAGCAGGCTCGGCCCAGGGTGGCGCTGATCAGCGCCGGCCGTCACAACCCCTTCGGTTTCCCCCGCCAGGCGGTGGTGAGCCGCTACCTGGCCAGGGGCATCCAGGTGCTGGATACGGCCCGCGATGGCGCCATCCACTGCCGCCTGGCACCCGAGCTGCGCTGCCGGGGCCTGGCCCCTGAACTGCCCTGGTGGCATCCCCTTGCCCGCTACAGGTGGCCTCGGCAGGGCGGCGGGGCTAGAATAAGCCCTCAATTTTCAGATGACTGA
- a CDS encoding DUF2062 domain-containing protein has protein sequence MPDHAKIRDHRHLQIFGDLVHEPNLWCLNRRSAAGAFAVGLFFAFIPVPFQMLLSAGFAIWFRVNLPLSIALVWLTNPITMPPIFYGAYRVGSWLLGENNHPFQFEASWDWLVASLSTVGPTFLLGCLVCAALAALLGYFGISWLWRYSVARSWRRRRHRPGL, from the coding sequence ATGCCGGATCACGCCAAGATCCGCGACCATCGCCATCTGCAGATCTTCGGCGATCTGGTCCATGAGCCCAACCTCTGGTGCCTGAACAGGCGCAGCGCCGCCGGCGCCTTCGCGGTGGGCCTGTTCTTCGCCTTTATCCCGGTGCCCTTCCAGATGCTGCTGTCGGCCGGCTTCGCCATCTGGTTCCGGGTCAACCTGCCGTTGTCCATCGCCCTGGTCTGGCTCACCAACCCCATCACCATGCCGCCCATCTTCTACGGCGCCTACCGGGTCGGCAGCTGGCTGCTGGGCGAAAACAACCACCCATTCCAGTTCGAAGCCAGCTGGGACTGGCTGGTGGCCAGCCTGTCCACGGTCGGCCCCACCTTCCTGCTGGGCTGCCTGGTCTGCGCCGCGCTGGCGGCGCTGCTGGGCTATTTCGGCATTTCCTGGCTGTGGCGCTATTCGGTGGCGCGCAGCTGGCGCCGACGCCGGCACAGGCCCGGCCTGTAA
- the lpxK gene encoding tetraacyldisaccharide 4'-kinase — protein sequence MVDRLQRAWQQGGWLSWLLLPLAGLFWAISALRRLGYRAGWLRRYRAPVPVLVVGNITVGGNGKTPAVMAIAQALQARGFKPGLIARGYGAEPGDFPRLVTRDADPGQVGDEPAMIGRRTGLPMAVGPDRRKAIETLLANHDIDLVISDDGLQHYALERDLELVVMDGERRLGNGRLLPAGPLREGAWRLATVDAVLVNGGEARAGEWAMTLAVSEPRRLVDEAPRPWSSLAGPVTAAAAIGHPPRFFRTLARQGLAVQKAFSFADHHGFSAEDFAGIEGPLLMTEKDAVKCRPFAREDWYYVPVDAQIPDAFFDFIERRIRKRCHGL from the coding sequence ATGGTAGACAGGTTGCAGCGCGCCTGGCAGCAGGGGGGCTGGCTGAGCTGGCTGCTGCTGCCCCTGGCCGGCCTGTTCTGGGCCATCTCGGCCCTGCGCCGCCTGGGCTATCGTGCCGGCTGGCTCAGACGCTACCGGGCGCCGGTGCCGGTGCTGGTGGTGGGCAACATCACCGTGGGCGGCAACGGCAAGACCCCGGCGGTGATGGCCATAGCCCAGGCGCTGCAGGCGCGCGGCTTCAAGCCGGGCCTCATTGCCCGGGGCTACGGCGCCGAGCCCGGCGACTTTCCCCGCCTCGTCACCCGGGACGCCGACCCCGGGCAGGTGGGGGACGAGCCGGCCATGATCGGACGCCGCACCGGCCTGCCCATGGCGGTGGGCCCGGATCGCCGCAAAGCCATAGAGACGCTGCTGGCCAATCATGACATCGACCTTGTCATCAGCGACGATGGCCTGCAGCACTACGCATTGGAACGGGATCTGGAGCTTGTCGTCATGGACGGCGAGCGCCGCCTGGGCAACGGCCGCCTGCTGCCGGCCGGGCCGCTGCGCGAAGGGGCCTGGCGCCTGGCCACGGTGGATGCGGTGCTGGTCAACGGCGGCGAGGCCAGGGCAGGGGAGTGGGCCATGACCCTGGCGGTGTCCGAACCCAGGCGCCTGGTCGACGAGGCGCCCCGGCCCTGGTCCAGCCTGGCCGGCCCGGTCACGGCCGCCGCCGCCATCGGCCACCCGCCGCGTTTCTTCCGGACCCTGGCCCGCCAGGGCCTGGCGGTGCAGAAGGCGTTCAGCTTCGCCGACCACCACGGCTTTTCCGCCGAGGATTTCGCCGGTATAGAGGGGCCGCTGCTGATGACCGAGAAGGACGCCGTCAAGTGCCGTCCCTTCGCCCGGGAAGATTGGTATTATGTGCCCGTGGACGCCCAGATCCCGGACGCCTTTTTTGATTTCATCGAACGCCGCATAAGGAAGCGATGCCATGGCCTTTGA
- the msbA gene encoding lipid A export permease/ATP-binding protein MsbA: protein MAENLSRGEMWAHYKRLFRYAIPFRIGLILAIVGMIGNAGFEALFIKLMGPFIDGSFDATAKAQAQGAVSLDGSLLDFDGDSLFMIAPLVVIGLFIARGVTAFMATYGLAWVGRHVVRAIRQDLFEHMVRLPVKDFDQSSTGSLISRITFDVELVANSVTKAMLTLIKEGALVIFLLATMFAYSWQLTLVFFMVIPPIAFAVQKVSKRFRRLGLQIQSAMGMVTARTEQMVNGQKVVKLFGAQGEECARFDRINNHNRQQNMKVTATQASSSAVIQLLAGIGLAVVLFIAGMLASKNALSVGDFIALVAAMLAMMRPIKQLTNVNAEFQRGIAAAASIFGVLDKDAEQDQGQRPLDRANGELAFKDVTFTYPGKDSPALKQLSFALPQGKTVALVGRSGSGKTTISSLLTRFYDIDSGAITLDGVDIRDYPLAALRRQFAVVSQQVHLFNDSIANNIAYGLAREPSREEIVEAATRAHAMEFIESMPEGLDTVIGENGVMLSGGQRQRIAIARALLRDAPILILDEATSALDTESERHIQAGLEALQQDRTALVIAHRLSTIEKADRILVMEQGEIIEAGTHGELLEKGGAYAALYQLQFGESL, encoded by the coding sequence ATGGCAGAGAATTTGTCCCGCGGCGAGATGTGGGCCCACTACAAGCGCCTGTTCCGTTACGCCATTCCCTTTCGTATCGGTTTGATCCTGGCCATCGTCGGCATGATCGGCAACGCCGGCTTCGAGGCCCTGTTCATCAAGCTGATGGGGCCCTTCATCGACGGCTCCTTCGACGCCACCGCCAAGGCCCAGGCCCAGGGCGCCGTGAGCCTGGATGGCAGCCTGCTCGATTTCGATGGCGATTCGCTGTTCATGATCGCGCCCCTGGTGGTGATCGGCCTGTTCATCGCCCGGGGCGTGACCGCCTTCATGGCCACCTATGGCCTGGCCTGGGTGGGGCGGCACGTGGTGCGGGCCATCCGCCAGGATCTGTTCGAGCACATGGTGCGCCTGCCGGTGAAGGATTTCGACCAGTCCAGCACCGGCAGCCTGATCTCCCGCATCACCTTCGACGTGGAGCTGGTGGCCAACTCCGTGACCAAGGCCATGCTGACCCTGATCAAGGAAGGGGCCCTGGTGATCTTCCTGCTGGCCACCATGTTCGCCTACTCCTGGCAGCTGACCCTGGTGTTCTTCATGGTGATCCCGCCCATCGCCTTTGCGGTGCAGAAGGTCTCCAAGCGCTTTCGCCGCCTGGGCCTGCAGATCCAGTCCGCCATGGGCATGGTCACCGCCCGCACCGAGCAGATGGTCAACGGCCAGAAGGTGGTCAAGCTGTTCGGCGCCCAGGGCGAGGAATGCGCCCGTTTTGACCGGATCAACAACCATAACCGCCAGCAGAACATGAAGGTCACCGCCACCCAGGCCAGCTCCAGCGCCGTGATCCAGCTGCTGGCCGGCATCGGCCTGGCGGTGGTGCTGTTCATCGCCGGCATGCTTGCCTCCAAGAACGCCTTGTCGGTGGGGGATTTCATCGCCCTGGTGGCGGCCATGCTGGCGATGATGAGGCCCATCAAGCAGCTCACCAACGTCAACGCCGAGTTCCAGCGCGGTATCGCCGCCGCGGCCAGCATCTTCGGGGTGCTGGACAAGGACGCGGAGCAGGATCAGGGCCAGCGTCCCCTGGACAGGGCCAACGGCGAGCTGGCCTTCAAAGACGTCACCTTCACCTACCCGGGCAAGGACAGCCCGGCCCTGAAGCAGCTGTCCTTCGCGCTGCCCCAGGGCAAGACGGTGGCGCTGGTGGGCCGCTCCGGCTCCGGCAAGACCACCATCAGCTCGCTGCTGACCCGTTTCTACGATATCGACAGCGGCGCCATCACCCTGGACGGCGTCGATATCCGCGACTATCCGCTGGCGGCGCTGCGTCGCCAGTTCGCCGTGGTGTCCCAGCAGGTGCACCTGTTCAACGACAGCATCGCCAACAATATCGCCTATGGCCTGGCTCGGGAGCCCAGCCGTGAGGAGATCGTCGAGGCCGCCACCCGGGCCCATGCCATGGAGTTCATCGAGTCCATGCCCGAGGGCCTGGACACGGTGATCGGCGAGAACGGCGTCATGCTGTCCGGCGGCCAGCGCCAGCGCATCGCCATCGCCCGGGCCCTGCTGCGCGACGCCCCCATACTGATCCTGGACGAGGCCACCTCGGCCCTGGATACCGAATCCGAGCGCCACATCCAGGCCGGCCTGGAGGCCCTGCAGCAGGACCGAACCGCCCTGGTCATCGCCCACCGCCTGTCCACCATCGAGAAGGCCGACCGCATCCTGGTCATGGAGCAGGGCGAGATCATCGAGGCCGGCACCCATGGCGAGCTGCTGGAAAAGGGCGGCGCCTATGCCGCCCTCTACCAGCTGCAGTTCGGCGAGTCGCTCTGA